One Marinibacterium anthonyi genomic region harbors:
- the cyoD_2 gene encoding Cytochrome o ubiquinol oxidase protein CyoD produces the protein MTSPAHDTSPATYDARGAYMNYLTGFALSVFLTLIPFALVMSGWDIGIGWALAVIFGFGAIQVIVHVHYFLHVSAHNEQGWQVLSLLFTIILLVIVLSGSIWVMFHLKENMMPAHEQIERVKNLP, from the coding sequence ATGACTTCGCCCGCGCACGACACCTCTCCCGCAACCTACGACGCCCGCGGCGCCTACATGAACTACCTGACGGGCTTTGCCCTGTCGGTGTTCCTGACGCTGATCCCCTTCGCCCTGGTCATGAGCGGCTGGGACATCGGCATCGGCTGGGCGCTGGCGGTCATCTTCGGCTTCGGCGCGATCCAGGTCATCGTCCACGTGCATTACTTCCTGCACGTCTCCGCCCACAACGAACAGGGCTGGCAGGTCCTCTCCCTGCTCTTCACCATCATCCTGCTCGTCATCGTCCTGTCCGGCTCCATCTGGGTCATGTTCCACCTCAAGGAAAACATGATGCCCGCCCACGAACAGATCGAACGCGTCAAGAACCTCCCGTGA